The following are encoded together in the Primulina tabacum isolate GXHZ01 chromosome 18, ASM2559414v2, whole genome shotgun sequence genome:
- the LOC142532396 gene encoding uncharacterized protein LOC142532396, with translation MQGDEGDDDCAESDELESAFDSQEEDSQKFEMYAYSENPDLKLGMIFNSKKEAKFAIESHCIRRGMVVNFVKNDKSRLRGVCKNEGCEWVIHVSPVNKDNCWQIKTFKPEHKNCYWNVKNKNIKSSWLGETFVSKLKSNPKLGIREFREEVKSTLNVSLTYKQAYLGRKKALKLVDGSIAEQFSQIRNYCAELRRSDEGASVILKLTDGDDAPRFQRLYVCFSACKQGFKESCRPVVGVDGCFLKTNICGQLLTAVGLDPNNNIFPIAYALVEGETKDSWMWFLQLLNNDIGFENEDGWTFMSDKQKGLIPAFENLFPNAENRFCVRHLYTNMKHDGFRGVGIKNALWAAARATRVEEFKRRMEDLKKINHDAYIWLSKKPEQHWSKAYFSTIPKCDILLNNMCECFNSMILDAREKPIISMFETLRNLLMVRFQTNREKAEKWDGVMCPKIKVVLAKNSKEAAVFSPLMADETHFQITGLHQQHSVDLCRMTCSCRKWDLTGIPCAHAVCAIWCKQENPEAYVHRFYSV, from the coding sequence ATGCAAGGTGATGAAGGAGATGATGATTGTGCAGAAAGTGATGAGTTAGAGAGTGCATTTGATTCTCAAGAGGAAGATTCACAAAAATTCGAAATGTATGCCTACTCTGAAAATCCTGATTTGAAGCTTGGTATGATATTTAATTCAAAAAAAGAGGCAAAGTTTGCTATAGAAAGTCATTGTATCAGACGAGGGATGGTAGTGAACTTTGTCAAGAATGATAAAAGTAGGCTTCGAGGTGTGTGCAAAAATGAAGGATGTGAATGGGTTATTCATGTATCACCAGTGAATAAGGACAATTGCTGGCAGATAAAGACATTTAAACCTGAGCACAAAAACTGCTATTGGAatgttaagaacaaaaacatcAAGTCAAGCTGGTTAGGTGAAACTTTTGTGAGTAAATTGAAATCAAATCCTAAGTTAGGTATCAGAGAGTTCCGAGAAGAGGTTAAATCTACTTTGAATGTATCCCTCACATATAAACAAGCTTATTTGGGTCGGAAAAAAGCATTAAAGCTAGTTGATGGCAGCATAGCGGAACAATTTAGCCAAATAAGAAATTACTGTGCTGAACTAAGAAGGTCCGATGAAGGTGCATCTGTGATTCTGAAACTGACTGATGGAGATGATGCGCCAAGATTTCAGAGGTTGTATGTGTGCTTCTCGGCCTGTAAACAAGGTTTTAAGGAGTCTTGTAGACCTGTGGTTGGAGTGGATGGATGTTTTTTGAAAACCAATATTTGTGGGCAGTTGTTGACAGCAGTTGGCCTAGATCCAAATAACAACATTTTTCCTATTGCTTATGCATTGGTGGAAGGAGAGACAAAGGATAGTTGGATGTGGTTTCTGCAGTTGTTGAATAACGATATTGGCTTTGAGAATGAAGATGGTTGGACCTTCATGTCTGATAAGCAAAAAGGCTTGATTCCTGCCTTTgagaatttgtttccaaatgccGAAAATAGATTTTGTGTTAGGCATCTATACACCAACATGAAACACGATGGTTTCAGAGGTGTGGGGATTAAAAATGCTCTTTGGGCTGCGGCTAGGGCAACAAGAGTTGAAGAGTTCAAAAGGCGGATGGAAGACTTGAAGAAGATCAATCATGATGCTTATATCTGGTTGAGCAAAAAACCTGAACAACACTGGTCCAAGGCATACTTCAGTACAATTCCAAAATGTGATATACTTCTTAACAACATGTGTGAGTGTTTCAACAGCATGATTTTAGATGCAAGAGAAAAACCAATCATTTCAATGTTCGAAACATTAAGAAATTTGTTAATGGTTAGGTTTCAAACGAACAGAGAAAAGGCCGAGAAATGGGATGGTGTGATGTGTCCAAAAATTAAAGTTGTGTTGGCAAAGAATAGCAAGGAAGCAGCTGTGTTTAGTCCTTTGATGGCTGATGAGACACATTTTCAGATCACAGGATTACACCAGCAGCACTCTGTTGACCTGTGTAGGATGACTTGCAGTTGTAGGAAATGGGATTTGACTGGAATTCCATGTGCACATGCTGTTTGTGCTATTTGGTGTAAGCAAGAGAACCCCGAGGCTTATGTACATCGTTTTTACAGTGTTTAG
- the LOC142532397 gene encoding uncharacterized protein LOC142532397 has product MAKRSIMSLEFTPNYGWMREPTLVTIKLYYNGSMDSNRKRKTYKGGSTEYFDFVDMDKIGLIELWGYAEQVGCLEKDKFRFWHKIGKSLSNGRYLESDADVVQIRNHVPKNFEVKIYIEHDEFVSINEIDASGVLEKQKEVELKTRVGITDEDEAKFYDSEFDFDEDDNIREKGEI; this is encoded by the exons ATGGCTAAAAGAAGTATAATGTCTCTTGAATTCACCCCGAATTATG GCTGGATGCGAGAACCCACTCTTGTTACAATTAAATTGTACTACAATGGTTCAATGGACAGCAATCGCAAGAGGAAAACGTACAAAGGTGGGAGTACTGAATACTTTGATTTTGTGGATATGGATAAGATAGGCTTGATTGAACTCTGGGGTTATGCTGAGCAAGTAGGATGCCTGGAGAAAGATAAGTTCAGATTTTGGCACAAAATCGGTAAATCTTTGAGCAATGGTAGATATTTGGAAAGTGATGCTGATGTGGTTCAAATTAGGAACCACGTCCCCAAAAACTTTGAAGTGAAAATTTATATTGAACATGATGAATTTGTTTCAATAAATGAGATAGATGCATCTGGTGTTTTAGAGAAACAAAAAGAAGTTGAACTGAAAACAAGGGTTGGAATCACTGATGAAGATGAGGCAAAATTTTATGATAGTGAGTTTGATTTTGACGAAGATGATAATATTAGGGAGAAGGGAGAAATATAG
- the LOC142533697 gene encoding putative galacturonosyltransferase-like 3, with amino-acid sequence MPPDLRYLATAVLLPLLLLPPLSAASHPQFREAPAFRNGISCPPLHENSSTIHIAMTLDYATPYLRGSIAAVLSVLQHSYCPENTVFHFLATADHRYNLLRTIISTFPYLRFHLYPFNPTTVNHLISSSIRRALDEPLNYARIYLADLLPSSVTRIIYLDSDLIVIDDIAKLWEINLNSHVLGAPEYCLANFSHYFNSKFWSNPSFSDTFRRRAPCYFNTGVMVIDLKRWRNHGFTKKLEYWMKIQRRYRIYELGSLPPFLLVFAGNVEGVEHRWNQHGLGGDNLEGLCRDLHPGPVSLLHWSGKGKPWLRLDAKKPCTLDSLWAPYDLFKHEYFFSNI; translated from the coding sequence ATGCCACCTGATCTCCGTTACCTAGCCACCGCAGTCCTCCTCCCTCTCCTTCTCCTTCCTCCACTCTCTGCCGCCAGCCATCCACAATTCCGGGAAGCTCCCGCATTCCGCAACGGAATATCATGCCCACCGCTGCATGAAAACTCCTCCACTATACATATAGCCATGACTTTAGATTACGCCACCCCTTACCTCCGTGGCTCCATCGCCGCGGTCCTCTCCGTTCTCCAGCACTCGTACTGCCCGGAAAACACCGTCTTCCACTTCCTCGCAACAGCCGACCACCGCTACAATCTCCTCAGGACCATAATCTCCACCTTCCCTTACCTTCGTTTCCACCTCTACCCTTTCAATCCCACCACCGTCAACCACCTCATCTCCTCATCCATCCGCCGCGCCCTGGACGAGCCTCTCAACTACGCCCGCATCTACCTCGCCGACCTCCTCCCCTCCTCCGTCACCCGCATTATATACCTCGACTCCGACCTCATAGTAATCGACGACATTGCCAAACTCTGGGAAATCAACCTCAACTCCCACGTCCTCGGAGCCCCAGAGTACTGCCTCGCAAACTTCAGCCACTACTTCAACTCCAAATTCTGGTCGAACCCATCATTCTCCGACACTTTCAGAAGAAGAGCCCCTTGTTATTTCAACACAGGAGTAATGGTAATCGATCTAAAGAGatggagaaatcatgggttcaCTAAGAAACTAGAATATTGGATGAAAATACAGAGAAGATACAGAATCTACGAATTAGGGTCTCTCCCGCCATTTTTGCTGGTTTTTGCCGGTAATGTTGAAGGCGTCGAGCATCGGTGGAATCAACACGGGCTCGGGGGTGATAATCTTGAAGGTTTATGCAGGGATCTGCATCCGGGTCCAGTGAGCCTGCTGCACTGGAGTGGCAAGGGGAAGCCATGGTTAAGGCTCGATGCAAAGAAGCCCTGTACATTAGATAGTCTTTGGGCACCCTACGATTTGTTTAaacatgaatattttttttctaatatcTGA